Sequence from the Phragmites australis chromosome 6, lpPhrAust1.1, whole genome shotgun sequence genome:
CAATGTGGCGCTAGCCTTCCTCCAACGTCAACGAAAGCGGCGATCGCCCTCCAACGTCGACGAAAGCGGCGACCACCCTCTCGAAGTCACTCGGCCGAGACAGAGGAGAGAGGGATGACGGGTGGGACAGATGAACAGTGGTCGAGCTGTGAAAAGATCTCCCTTCTTCTCTAATTCAAAAATCGACCTTCCTTTGTTTCAAAAATTGTTAAACAATTTTTGTTGGAATCTATAACTCccgtgcaacccattttaactggttcGATCCAAAAatcttgagccaattttgaattaaaaatctCTAAAGTTGCAACCTTTTTGCAACTTACACAGATTTTTAAGGCTCTAATTTAATTCCCAAATATTTGGAAAGAAAccactaatattcttcacatGTCATAGACTAATTTATAAGATTATTTGAccctatgtttcatagcaaTTTTGTGAGTTGTTTCACAAGGCATCAATTATTATTAAACTCAATCATTTTTTAATCTTTAATTGCATTAGTTACTTGATCAAAAcatcaattatgatgctaatgatgctcacaAACGTTTAATGACATGTTTAAACATTTTAGACTGTCACAGTGAGTGTGGGATCTAGGGTGGGCGCGTGACTCATTTAAGACTTTTTAAGTATTAGAGATTAGGTCTCCttagaaaattgaatttttttttccgacTCTTACATTTGTCCTATAAAATTAAATTGATTCTTGTGAAATTCATATGTTTCAAATGAGTACTTAATGGTTTTTGTTGTTTTCATGCCACACTGTGAATAAGGCTAGTCTCACACGTACAGGACCAGATCCCAAGATTATTCTCCCTAGTCCATAGctcaatatatttttattcacTTGGGGTGAACAAAAGCTTAGCCAGAACTggactctctttttttttttgcggggtACGAGAGATTTAAGGTTTTTGGTTGCCTAATAGAATATTGCAACAACTTATTGTGTCCAGGACGAagttataatttaattaatggTGGTGTAAAGTACATAATTCAAAGTAAATATTAGTCTTAGTGCTCAATTCACCATCTTGCATATATAGTCAAAATAAGATAATTAAtactaaaattttgatttatTCTAGTTCTAGAGCATTAGGTATCATACCTTAGCTTCGTCTTTGATTGTGTCTATGACATACAAGACCAATTTAAAGAAAAGTTTGACATGGCTAACATGTAGCTACCAACCAAACGGCTGCTTAAGTCGATCAAACATGACTAACCTTTTCCTCGCTCTCTGTTTTCTTCGTAATCTTACTCACTCAATAAAATCTTGAATTTTGGTTGACCTAAAATTCATTTGATACTTAGGTATAAGTTTCACCTTTCTAATTAATATTTATACACACCTATTtctgtaaaaaaataattatcgcTGACAAGCAAtatgtttatcttttcttaaaaaaaaaaccctcgaACCAATCTAACCACCAACCATCCTAACTTCATTCAATATCTGCATTCTAATACCCTCACTTTACCAACACGGGACACTGTAATGCACATACTATATCTCCGTCCAATACAATTATAATGCTGCTCACCTCCTTATCCTTTTAATTCTCGTCATGCATTGCTCTGACCATCTCTATATGGACCTAATGCTCACTATTTCTACTTCTCCAGCTAACCTTATCCACTGTGATCCTCCACGCCTACCGACAAGCACCAATAGTCCCCTTGCAACATCCGTAATCCACTATTATATTCCTATCACCTTAACGATTATAAGACCAGAAATTCGATGAACCTTAAACCTGATATGTCTCTTATAGTCGGTACGAGTCCAAAGATAATAAACTTCATAAAATAAAACCAATTACACGGAGGAAGCATTATGTGGCAAATTAACAATGACCACCTCATTTTGCACTCTCATTAACCATATGCTTTGACGCTATAACCACGGGCCGTCCTCTACAGCCAACTCATGTCCACCTCTGCCTCCGCAAGCAGAGGCGGTTGCCCACTCAATCCGGCGGGAACATAGTCCCCGGCTTCCCTCCCTCCCCGCGCCCAATTTCCGTTTCTGCCCCAGACCTCGAAACCCGTTTCCCCACGTCTCAGGGGTAGAACCGTCATTCCAAGCCAACCCCGTTTTTAGGAATCCATTCCCCGCACCGTTGCCACCACAAAGCTGACCTGCGGAAGCGCGACGAAGACGAAAGGGACCGAGCGAAGCTGCGCGCCGCACCAACCAAACCCTAGACGTCCGGCGGGCGCCACGCGGCGACGAAGACGGAGGAGTCCTCGCGTCGCCTTGGTGTCCCCGAAGTCGTCGTCGGTGCAGCTCGATCCCGGCAGGTCTGATCCGGCTCGGCGGTCATGTCGAAGAGGTAACGATACGGTTCTTCCTGCACGCTCAATTAGACTGCATTTTCTACCGATTCGAACTGGGGGCGGTGCTGTGAAGCTTAGAGGCGGATCGTGTTCGTCTCGGTTGTAGCGATTTAGTTCGGATTTAACTTGAATTATAGCATCGTAGCGCGGTCTTTGTGTAGAATGGAGCGGAAGGCAGTAATTTTGGATTACAGGTCATTTGTAAGTTGTAACTGCCGAGGTGactaaattaaagaaatatccGAGGTCGTGATTTTGGAAATACCAGAGTACGTTTGGTCGCGTAGGGGATCGATCTCCCTTTGCATCACTAAGTATTTGAGTGGGGACTCGAGTCAACTATGTAAGTTCGAGTCGCAGACTTGGCTGGTGGGAGTGCGCGGAGAATGGTCTTCCGAACTGCTGAATGCAATTTGTTTGGTGGAAAAAAGTAAAGGGATGATGTGTGTTTTCCGGcatcttttttatctttttgagTCAGGAGTAaagtggaggtggtggtgaaCTTTTTAGGACATGAGGACAGAGGGCACGGGGAAACACCGATCCACTTACATCAATAAGCGAGTAGTGGAAATGTTTGACAATCGCATCTGATTCCATGATTATGAAAGAAGAAAATTTCAGAGTGCAACAACATACTAGGAAACATAAGAAACTAGGCCCATCATCCTGTCAGTTATGTGATGCATGAGAAACACGCTATTGGGGAATACAATGCTTCTTTTTGAACTAACATTGCATTCCTGGTATGTTGGACTGAACTCTGGTGTCTCCTATTGAGGACTGAATTCGTCAGCATAGCATACCGTAATTTTATTGTGGTATTCATGTAGGTCAGATAAGAAACATAGGCAGTTCATAAGGTGTTTTGCTGATAAGATAGTACAAGAAATACATTATAATAGAAGAAAGTATCCATGAAGATACTACTTGACTTTCATGCAATTTTCGGTTGGAGGATAAACTAACaacgatgatttttttttttgtttattcaTCAGGGTCCCttgcaagttcttcttgcatGGAGCTTGCTTCAAAGGAGATTACTGTGAGTTCTCCCATGACTGCAATGATCAACCAGATAATGTAACTTACATACTTCTAACTTCAGACCACTTTCCCTTTACATGCTTCTTACTTCAGTCCACTTTCCCTACGCTGCCTGATTTGCAATAGCATGGTCTTGTATGTCTTACTGTAACGTTTTCCCCCCACAGGTTTGCACATTTTACCAGAAAGGTGCATGCTCCTATGGTAGCCGTTGCAGATATGAACATGTTGAAGCTCGTCGTAACCACCCCCAACCATCTACTACTGCAGCATGTGCAGCATCCGATTCTTCTGAGCTAGTCAGTTATTCTGGACGCCCTCATTGCAGAGAATGCCAAACAGATGTATGCAACCAaacacaaaagatatgcaagccTACAACAGCACTGTCTTCTCGTCGACCTGCGTGGACAGTTGATTGTGATAAACATAACAATCCAGAGGATGGCAACAGCTGTTCATCTAACCAAACTGCGCAAAACCAAATATCACATTGTCTTGCTCATCTGCCAATCTGCTCTTTTGCTGCTGCTGGTACTTGTCCTTATGGTAAAGACTGCTCTCAGATTCATGGAGATATATGCGCATTCTGCGAAAAACAGTGCTTGCATCCCTGTCGTCCCGATGAAAGTCGAATGCATATCAAGCTGTGCAAGAAAAACAACAGACGTCTTGAGGCCTTGAGAAAAAGTGAAGAGATAGAGTGTGGTGTGTGCTTGGACCGTGTGCTTTCAAAGCCCACGGCAGCGGAAAGGAGATTTGGATTGCTATCTGATTGTGACCATTCCTTCTGTATCTCATGCATTAGGAATTGGCGTAGCACCTCTCCTTCATCTGGCATGGATGTGAACTCTACACTCAGGGCTTGTCCAATATGTCGCAAACTGTCATACTATGTTGTTCCTAGTGTTATGTGGTACTCTTCGAAGGAAGAAAAACAGGAAATTGTTGATGGTTACAAGGCCAAGCTCAAGTAAGATACTTGCTTTAAAATTTACATTTACCCTTAGGCACACCCCTTACGTGATCTGCTTGAAAATGTTCAGATTAGTAACAACAAAGGGCCTGTAGTGTTTCAGTTGTCTAAAAGTGGAACCTGCCGTTTTCTAAGATGAATTGCTCATATGCTTCGGACAAAGTTTCTTTGTCTTTTCTGC
This genomic interval carries:
- the LOC133921362 gene encoding E3 ubiquitin-protein ligase makorin-like isoform X1, giving the protein MSKRVPCKFFLHGACFKGDYCEFSHDCNDQPDNVCTFYQKGACSYGSRCRYEHVEARRNHPQPSTTAACAASDSSELVSYSGRPHCRECQTDVCNQTQKICKPTTALSSRRPAWTVDCDKHNNPEDGNSCSSNQTAQNQISHCLAHLPICSFAAAGTCPYGKDCSQIHGDICAFCEKQCLHPCRPDESRMHIKLCKKNNRRLEALRKSEEIECGVCLDRVLSKPTAAERRFGLLSDCDHSFCISCIRNWRSTSPSSGMDVNSTLRACPICRKLSYYVVPSVMWYSSKEEKQEIVDGYKAKLKSIDCKYFDFGKCTCPFGSRCFYKHAYRDGTLEEVVLHQHDDGDRSTTIAKDIRLSYLLTRLHI
- the LOC133921362 gene encoding E3 ubiquitin-protein ligase makorin-like isoform X2 encodes the protein MELASKEITVCTFYQKGACSYGSRCRYEHVEARRNHPQPSTTAACAASDSSELVSYSGRPHCRECQTDVCNQTQKICKPTTALSSRRPAWTVDCDKHNNPEDGNSCSSNQTAQNQISHCLAHLPICSFAAAGTCPYGKDCSQIHGDICAFCEKQCLHPCRPDESRMHIKLCKKNNRRLEALRKSEEIECGVCLDRVLSKPTAAERRFGLLSDCDHSFCISCIRNWRSTSPSSGMDVNSTLRACPICRKLSYYVVPSVMWYSSKEEKQEIVDGYKAKLKSIDCKYFDFGKCTCPFGSRCFYKHAYRDGTLEEVVLHQHDDGDRSTTIAKDIRLSYLLTRLHI